The Thermococcus thermotolerans genome contains a region encoding:
- a CDS encoding cupin domain-containing protein yields the protein MKVVGVEEAERVDNPHGVDVRKLMDEESAQIFYITLKPGESLKRHTTPVDAFIYVLKGRGIVEVGDERAEVKKGTAVYLPKEVPHAVSNGGSLDMAFLVIKVV from the coding sequence ATGAAGGTCGTTGGGGTTGAAGAGGCCGAGAGGGTTGATAATCCTCACGGGGTGGACGTGAGAAAGCTGATGGACGAGGAAAGCGCCCAGATATTTTACATAACCCTGAAGCCCGGGGAGAGCCTGAAGAGACACACAACACCAGTTGATGCGTTCATCTATGTCCTCAAGGGCAGGGGCATCGTGGAGGTCGGCGACGAAAGGGCAGAGGTTAAGAAGGGAACCGCCGTATACCTACCGAAGGAAGTGCCACACGCGGTCTCCAACGGGGGGAGCCTCGACATGGCATTCCTCGTTATCAAGGTGGTGTGA
- a CDS encoding M24 family metallopeptidase, with translation MRGDPKVFRKRVERFQELLRENEIDGAVVRTLSSFIYFTGTKWLRPSLLISAEGEPVVYVVKGEAELFREKSWIENVVEFQRVEDLMAGIVTWIHGNGMTRVGLEFGIERDAYLIFLKIFERLNPTVEIVDILDLTMGLRMIKDEWELDNIRKAGDIAVKGMKVAEEIIKPGLSELEIAAEVVRELMLNGSEDPKVYVSVTPRAHAEPFRDLKVPENGVVTVVIGADWNHYYANMARTFIVGEPGQRVRRAIEVKEEAYRIALEETRVGVPLSAVEKKLAEFFREKGFADSYLAGYTHGVGLLIEEPPITTIVVPQRTTKVQENMVLTIIHPPLMIPEGAIKHEDTYIVKKAGLEKVT, from the coding sequence ATGAGGGGTGACCCCAAGGTATTTCGAAAACGGGTGGAGCGCTTTCAGGAGCTCCTCAGGGAGAACGAGATAGACGGGGCCGTCGTAAGGACCCTCTCCAGCTTCATATACTTCACCGGAACCAAGTGGCTCAGGCCGAGCCTCCTAATTTCCGCCGAAGGTGAGCCAGTGGTTTACGTCGTCAAAGGTGAAGCGGAGCTTTTCCGGGAAAAGAGCTGGATCGAAAACGTCGTGGAGTTCCAGCGCGTTGAGGACCTCATGGCGGGCATAGTAACGTGGATACACGGGAACGGAATGACGAGAGTAGGCCTTGAGTTCGGCATAGAGCGCGACGCTTACCTGATATTCCTCAAAATATTCGAGCGCCTTAACCCCACCGTGGAGATAGTTGACATCCTTGATCTCACAATGGGCCTTAGAATGATAAAGGACGAGTGGGAGCTGGACAACATCAGAAAGGCGGGAGATATAGCCGTTAAGGGAATGAAGGTCGCCGAGGAGATTATAAAGCCCGGCCTCAGCGAGCTTGAGATAGCGGCGGAGGTGGTCAGGGAGCTCATGCTCAACGGAAGCGAGGATCCCAAGGTCTACGTTTCTGTGACGCCCAGAGCCCATGCCGAACCGTTCCGCGACCTGAAGGTTCCGGAGAACGGGGTCGTTACCGTCGTCATTGGAGCGGACTGGAATCACTATTATGCCAACATGGCGAGAACCTTCATCGTCGGAGAGCCGGGGCAAAGGGTCAGAAGGGCCATTGAGGTCAAGGAAGAGGCCTACAGGATTGCGCTTGAGGAAACCAGGGTTGGAGTCCCGCTGAGCGCCGTCGAGAAGAAGCTCGCGGAGTTCTTCAGGGAAAAGGGATTCGCCGACTCCTATCTAGCCGGCTACACCCACGGTGTCGGCCTTCTCATCGAGGAGCCGCCAATAACCACAATAGTCGTTCCCCAGAGGACCACGAAGGTTCAGGAGAACATGGTTCTGACGATAATACACCCGCCCCTCATGATTCCGGAGGGTGCGATAAAGCACGAAGACACCTACATCGTCAAAAAAGCGGGACTTGAGAAAGTCACTTAG
- a CDS encoding DUF1858 domain-containing protein, which yields MMLDVRGLKPPQPAVMIVEALGKLQVGETLEVIGDKPFVDMLGRLEEAGYRVELKEVGGAFVLRIMKTEDSRELTMEVKECDDKLDEITEETNVGKLLKAYPESLKILVKYGFSPLENPEMRKTLARTITLKQAKELIGMSDEKFKEMMQELKALEKG from the coding sequence ATGATGCTCGATGTTCGCGGTTTGAAGCCACCCCAGCCGGCGGTTATGATCGTAGAGGCCCTTGGAAAGCTTCAGGTGGGAGAGACTCTCGAAGTTATAGGAGACAAGCCCTTCGTTGACATGCTGGGGAGACTTGAGGAGGCAGGTTATCGGGTTGAACTGAAAGAAGTTGGCGGGGCATTCGTGCTCAGGATAATGAAAACCGAGGACTCCAGGGAGCTTACGATGGAAGTCAAGGAGTGCGACGATAAGCTGGACGAGATAACGGAGGAAACCAATGTTGGCAAGCTCCTAAAGGCCTATCCGGAATCCCTCAAAATCCTGGTGAAGTACGGATTCTCGCCCCTTGAGAACCCCGAGATGAGGAAGACCCTCGCAAGGACTATTACTCTGAAGCAGGCGAAGGAGCTCATAGGTATGAGCGACGAGAAGTTCAAAGAGATGATGCAGGAGCTTAAGGCCCTG
- a CDS encoding DUF438 domain-containing protein: MTELLNNREYKKEQLKKLLLRIHEGEDVNKLKEEFRQVLSGISPLEIPIIEQELVKEGISAKDIAKMCDLHVELFREAVAGAEEVEEKDLPDGHPLKTLYLENKEIMKDAEMLNLYARTLVTTKDERMREEILGVLEEIVGNLRKVGFTHYNREEMLTFPYIERRGLTAIATVLWTKHDEIRFMIKRLAELLRKRNEMPWEEFVERFKEKAGEASFALSDMVFRENNIYYPTLKALLGEGEWKAIRMQEDEIGYYKVNPPAWDPGEDVKPLHPWEINPELSVEELLNLPKEVQQALKGRPLEFDKSQLKREGDIDLGTGFVSLEELKAIFEALPVDVTFIDKDDRVRFFSPGERIFTRTPSVLGRPVQLCHPPKSVHIVNKILKAFKEGRKKEATFWLRLGPKYVYIKYVPLFDNEGNYLGTLEMTMDIEPYRKIEGEKRLLDWRD, translated from the coding sequence ATGACTGAGTTGCTGAACAATCGCGAATACAAGAAGGAGCAGCTGAAGAAACTCCTCCTCAGGATTCACGAAGGTGAGGACGTGAATAAACTCAAAGAGGAATTCCGCCAGGTTTTGAGCGGTATTTCACCCCTTGAGATTCCCATCATAGAGCAGGAGCTCGTGAAGGAGGGGATCTCCGCCAAGGATATAGCCAAGATGTGCGACCTGCACGTCGAGCTGTTCAGGGAAGCGGTTGCCGGGGCGGAGGAGGTTGAGGAGAAAGACCTTCCGGACGGGCATCCTCTCAAGACGCTCTACCTCGAAAACAAGGAGATAATGAAGGACGCCGAGATGCTCAACCTCTACGCGAGGACTTTGGTAACCACCAAGGACGAACGCATGAGGGAGGAAATCCTCGGTGTCCTGGAGGAGATAGTGGGCAACCTCAGAAAGGTCGGCTTCACTCACTACAACCGGGAGGAGATGCTCACCTTCCCATACATCGAGCGCCGCGGTTTAACTGCCATAGCGACCGTCCTCTGGACGAAGCACGACGAAATCAGGTTCATGATAAAGAGGCTTGCCGAACTCCTGAGGAAAAGGAATGAGATGCCCTGGGAAGAGTTCGTTGAACGCTTTAAGGAGAAAGCCGGAGAGGCTTCATTCGCGCTGAGCGACATGGTCTTCAGGGAGAACAACATCTATTATCCAACGCTCAAAGCGTTGCTCGGTGAGGGCGAGTGGAAGGCAATAAGGATGCAGGAGGATGAGATTGGCTATTACAAGGTCAACCCACCCGCCTGGGATCCTGGCGAGGACGTTAAACCGCTCCACCCATGGGAAATCAACCCTGAACTGAGCGTTGAGGAACTTTTGAACCTTCCGAAGGAAGTTCAGCAGGCCCTGAAAGGCCGCCCTCTGGAGTTTGACAAAAGCCAGCTGAAGCGCGAGGGGGACATCGACCTTGGAACGGGCTTTGTTAGCCTGGAAGAGCTGAAAGCGATATTTGAGGCTTTGCCGGTTGATGTGACTTTCATCGACAAGGACGACCGCGTTCGCTTCTTCTCGCCGGGCGAGAGGATATTCACAAGAACTCCCTCCGTGCTCGGGAGGCCAGTTCAGCTCTGCCACCCGCCGAAGAGCGTTCACATCGTCAACAAGATACTCAAGGCCTTCAAGGAGGGCAGGAAGAAGGAGGCCACCTTCTGGCTCAGGCTCGGGCCGAAGTATGTTTACATAAAATACGTGCCCCTCTTTGACAACGAGGGCAACTATCTGGGAACCCTCGAAATGACCATGGACATCGAGCCCTACAGGAAGATTGAAGGCGAGAAGAGACTCCTTGACTGGAGGGACTGA